TGCTGGAGGACGACATTTGCAGTCTTCCGACCGACGCCGTCGAGGTCGGTGAGCTCCGACATCGTGTCCGGAACCTCCCCGTCGTGTTCCTCGACGATGTCCCGGGCTGCAGATCGGAGATAGCCCGCCTTGTTGTTGTAGTAAGTAATCGAGCTCAGTCGCTCGGCCAGTTCGTCCTGATCAGCGTTGGCGAAGTCCTGCGGCGTCGCGTACTCCTCGAAAAGCTCCGCCGTCGTCGCGTTCACCCGCTCGTCGGTACACTGCGCCGAGAGCACGACCGCCACGAGCAGCTCGAAGCGGCTCGAATAGTTCAACGAAATTGTCGAGTCGGGATACGCGTCGTACAACCGGTCAAGAACCGCTGTGGCCTGTTCTTCTCGTTCGGCGAGCGGGGTCCCCATGGCCGGTCGTTTGCGACGAACGGAATGAATCGTTCGGTTCGGAT
The Halalkaliarchaeum desulfuricum DNA segment above includes these coding regions:
- the nth gene encoding endonuclease III codes for the protein MGTPLAEREEQATAVLDRLYDAYPDSTISLNYSSRFELLVAVVLSAQCTDERVNATTAELFEEYATPQDFANADQDELAERLSSITYYNNKAGYLRSAARDIVEEHDGEVPDTMSELTDLDGVGRKTANVVLQHGHDVVEGIVVDTHVQRLSRRLGLTEARRPEAIEEDLMDIVPKENWQQFTHLFIDHGRATCTARNPDCDDCVLEDLCPSSKLDNGIDLASGKEWS